A single region of the Pseudomonas solani genome encodes:
- the fnr gene encoding fumarate/nitrate reduction transcriptional regulator Fnr, with protein MSEIIKVRNLPQAHCKDCSLAALCLPLSLNMEDMDSLDEIVKRGRPLKKGDYLFRQGDTFESVFAVRSGALKTFGVTDAGEEQITGFHLPSELVGLSGMDTELYPVSAQALETTSVCEIPFERLDELSVQLPQLRRQLMRVMSREIRDDQQMMLLLSKKTADERIATFLVNLSARFRARGFSANQFRLAMSRNEIGNYLGLAVETVSRVFTRFQQSNLIAAEGKEVHILDPIELCALAGGSIED; from the coding sequence ATGTCCGAGATCATCAAGGTACGCAACCTGCCTCAGGCACATTGCAAGGACTGCAGCCTCGCCGCCCTTTGCCTGCCCCTGTCGCTGAACATGGAAGACATGGACTCGCTGGACGAAATCGTCAAGCGCGGTCGTCCACTGAAGAAAGGGGACTACCTGTTCCGCCAGGGCGACACCTTCGAGTCGGTATTTGCCGTGCGTTCCGGTGCGCTGAAAACCTTCGGTGTCACCGATGCCGGCGAAGAGCAGATCACCGGCTTCCACCTGCCCAGCGAGCTGGTCGGCCTCTCCGGCATGGACACCGAGCTCTACCCGGTATCCGCCCAGGCACTGGAAACCACCTCGGTCTGCGAAATTCCCTTCGAGCGCCTCGACGAGCTCTCCGTCCAGCTGCCGCAACTGCGTCGCCAGTTGATGCGCGTCATGAGCCGCGAAATCCGTGACGACCAGCAGATGATGCTGCTGCTCTCCAAGAAAACCGCCGACGAGCGCATCGCCACCTTCCTGGTGAACCTCTCCGCGCGCTTCCGTGCCCGCGGTTTCTCGGCCAACCAGTTCCGCCTGGCCATGTCGCGCAATGAGATCGGCAACTACCTGGGCCTTGCGGTCGAGACCGTCTCCCGCGTGTTCACCCGCTTCCAGCAGAGCAACCTGATCGCCGCCGAAGGCAAGGAAGTGCACATCCTCGATCCCATCGAGCTCTGCGCCCTCGCTGGCGGCAGCATCGAAGACTGA
- a CDS encoding adenine phosphoribosyltransferase, whose translation MIFDEFDIKTLIRPVVDFPKPGVVFRDITPLFQSPRALRLVVDSFIQRYVEAEFSHIAAMDARGFLIGSIVAYELNKPLVLFRKQGKLPADVLTQGYQTEYGEAFLEVHSDSLCDGDKVLIFDDLIATGGTLLAATALVRRMGASVFEAAAIIDLPELGGSQRLQDIGIPTFSLTAFALDEK comes from the coding sequence ATGATTTTCGACGAATTCGATATCAAGACCCTGATCCGCCCGGTGGTGGACTTCCCCAAGCCCGGCGTGGTCTTCCGCGATATCACCCCGCTGTTCCAGTCCCCCCGCGCCCTGCGCCTGGTGGTGGACAGCTTCATCCAGCGCTACGTCGAAGCCGAGTTCAGCCACATCGCCGCCATGGATGCCCGCGGCTTCCTGATCGGCTCCATCGTCGCCTATGAGCTGAACAAGCCGCTGGTGCTGTTCCGCAAGCAGGGCAAGCTGCCCGCCGACGTACTCACCCAGGGCTACCAGACCGAGTACGGCGAAGCCTTCCTCGAAGTGCACAGCGACAGCCTCTGCGACGGCGACAAGGTCCTGATCTTCGATGACCTGATCGCCACCGGCGGCACCCTGCTGGCCGCCACCGCCCTGGTCCGCCGCATGGGCGCCAGCGTGTTCGAGGCCGCCGCCATCATCGACCTGCCGGAACTCGGCGGCTCCCAGCGCCTGCAGGACATCGGCATCCCCACCTTCTCGCTCACCGCCTTCGCCCTCGACGAGAAGTGA
- a CDS encoding fatty acid desaturase family protein, translating into MNPRSKLSDCFSREEIQRLSQRSDAAGWWAVGSTWAIIAATFAVLALWPNPVTFVLALVILGGRQLALAILMHEAAHGTLFRTRWLNDRLTDWLCARVIWVDVARYRKHHIRHHAHTGTDEDPDWSLSRPFPTRRASLLRKFARDLSGISGLRRLLGQLLMDLGVLEYTVAAEVTRRPRGDRRWHHYLAEGARNMGPMLLANAVLAGVLAACGEFWLFGVWWLANLTTYSLFMRIRSLAEHACTERGRDMLRNTRTTHAGWLARATVAPLRVNYHIEHHLMAALPWFRLAEAHRLLRQRGLVPVPPGYLEVLRRVSETATK; encoded by the coding sequence ATGAACCCTCGCAGCAAGCTCTCCGACTGCTTCAGCCGTGAAGAAATCCAGCGCCTGAGCCAGCGCTCCGACGCCGCCGGCTGGTGGGCCGTCGGCTCCACCTGGGCGATCATCGCCGCCACCTTCGCCGTGCTCGCCCTCTGGCCCAACCCGGTGACCTTCGTTCTCGCCCTGGTCATCCTCGGCGGCCGCCAGCTGGCCCTGGCCATCCTCATGCACGAAGCCGCCCACGGCACGCTGTTCCGCACCCGCTGGCTGAACGACCGCCTTACCGACTGGCTCTGCGCGCGGGTCATCTGGGTCGACGTCGCCCGCTACCGCAAGCACCACATCCGCCACCACGCCCACACCGGCACCGATGAGGACCCGGACTGGAGCCTGTCGCGCCCCTTCCCCACCCGCCGCGCCTCGCTGCTGCGCAAGTTCGCCCGCGACCTGTCCGGCATCAGCGGCCTGCGCCGGCTACTGGGCCAGCTGCTGATGGACCTGGGCGTGCTGGAGTACACCGTGGCCGCCGAGGTCACCCGGCGCCCCCGGGGCGATCGCCGCTGGCACCACTACCTCGCCGAAGGCGCCCGCAACATGGGGCCGATGCTCCTGGCCAACGCCGTGCTGGCCGGGGTCCTGGCCGCTTGCGGCGAGTTCTGGCTGTTCGGCGTCTGGTGGCTGGCCAACCTCACCACCTACAGCCTGTTCATGCGCATCCGCTCCCTGGCCGAGCACGCCTGCACCGAGCGCGGCCGCGACATGCTGCGCAACACCCGCACCACCCATGCCGGCTGGCTGGCGCGGGCCACCGTCGCGCCGTTGCGGGTGAACTACCACATCGAGCACCACCTGATGGCCGCCCTGCCCTGGTTCCGCCTGGCCGAAGCCCACCGGCTGCTGCGCCAGCGCGGCCTGGTGCCGGTCCCTCCCGGCTATCTGGAGGTGCTGCGCCGGGTCAGCGAGACGGCCACAAAATAG
- a CDS encoding metal-dependent hydrolase has translation MTASAAANLPKANFPVRRMDFSFDSTQKYWWSGDPFMSHFMNNLSSLFPYGEKFFVDSVRGVRDQISDPQLQKDISAFIGQEAMHSKEHATYNDYAAAHGIDLERLELRIKVLLEWVTRFTTKKQRLAATCALEHFTATMAEQLLRREDLSTQMDDQKMYQLWMWHAIEENEHKAVCYDAYMAVGGGYFERTITMALTTVMFIGVIGAFQLHLLRKDGQLFNLRSWGHGLKTLFSLRTGYFPRMIKPYLDYYRPGFHPFDHETKALEQRWKERLGFNG, from the coding sequence ATGACCGCCAGCGCCGCCGCCAACCTGCCCAAGGCCAATTTTCCCGTCCGTCGCATGGACTTCAGCTTCGACTCCACCCAGAAATACTGGTGGAGCGGCGATCCCTTCATGAGCCACTTCATGAACAACCTGTCGTCGCTCTTCCCCTATGGCGAGAAGTTCTTCGTCGACAGCGTGCGCGGCGTGCGCGACCAGATCAGCGACCCGCAGCTGCAGAAGGACATCAGCGCCTTCATCGGCCAGGAAGCCATGCACTCCAAGGAACACGCCACCTACAACGACTACGCCGCCGCCCACGGCATCGACCTGGAGCGCCTGGAACTGCGCATCAAGGTGCTGCTGGAGTGGGTCACCCGCTTCACCACCAAGAAGCAGCGCCTGGCCGCCACCTGTGCCCTGGAACACTTCACCGCGACCATGGCCGAGCAACTGCTGCGCCGCGAAGACCTCAGCACGCAGATGGACGACCAGAAGATGTACCAGCTGTGGATGTGGCACGCGATCGAAGAGAACGAGCACAAGGCCGTGTGCTACGACGCCTACATGGCGGTTGGCGGCGGCTACTTCGAGCGCACCATCACCATGGCCCTGACCACCGTGATGTTCATCGGCGTGATCGGCGCCTTCCAGCTGCACCTGCTGCGCAAGGACGGCCAGCTGTTCAACCTGCGCAGCTGGGGGCATGGCCTGAAGACCCTGTTCAGCCTGCGCACCGGCTACTTCCCGCGCATGATCAAGCCCTACCTGGACTACTACCGCCCCGGCTTCCACCCCTTCGACCATGAAACCAAGGCGCTGGAACAACGCTGGAAGGAGCGCCTCGGCTTCAACGGCTGA
- a CDS encoding TetR family transcriptional regulator, producing MSSVLDDGQQSKERAVDAPGKRLLMEAALRLTSQSRSLSSLGLRELAREAGLNPNTFYRHFKDVDDLGLAMIRNISTQLRQPLRDLRREAAARAVQGEHRAMPKLMGIDLGRGKRVCHETVNLFFDFVADNAEAFIIGVRELHGASPAMREALREVMDAFADDMAEDIVEFKLLPALVPDAVVRRVSSLISRNLFQMSLDFIGEPERRADIRLEAEEQVLFLFTGASVLQGLEAMGSLGDGPR from the coding sequence ATGAGTTCTGTGCTGGACGACGGGCAACAGTCCAAGGAAAGAGCAGTCGATGCACCGGGCAAGCGCCTGCTGATGGAGGCGGCCCTGCGCCTGACCTCCCAGAGCCGCAGCCTGAGCAGCCTCGGCCTGCGCGAGCTGGCGCGGGAGGCGGGGCTCAACCCCAATACCTTCTATCGCCATTTCAAGGACGTGGACGACCTGGGCCTGGCGATGATCCGCAACATCTCCACCCAGTTGCGCCAGCCCCTGCGTGACCTGCGCCGGGAAGCGGCGGCGCGGGCGGTGCAGGGCGAGCACAGGGCCATGCCCAAGCTGATGGGCATCGACCTGGGGCGCGGCAAGCGCGTGTGCCATGAGACGGTGAACCTGTTCTTCGACTTCGTCGCCGACAACGCCGAGGCCTTCATCATCGGCGTGCGCGAGCTGCATGGCGCGTCGCCGGCCATGCGCGAGGCGTTGCGCGAGGTGATGGACGCGTTCGCCGATGATATGGCCGAGGACATAGTCGAGTTCAAGCTGCTGCCGGCGCTGGTGCCCGATGCGGTGGTGCGGCGGGTGTCCAGCCTGATCAGCCGCAACCTGTTCCAGATGTCCCTGGATTTCATCGGTGAGCCCGAGCGCCGTGCCGACATCCGCCTGGAGGCCGAGGAGCAGGTGCTGTTCCTCTTCACCGGTGCCAGCGTGCTGCAGGGGCTGGAGGCGATGGGGTCGCTGGGCGACGGCCCGCGATAG
- a CDS encoding flavin-containing monooxygenase produces the protein MNAPVSPPTPARHCKVAIIGSGFSGLGMAIRLKQKGENDFLLFEKEAGVGGTWRVNNYPGCGCDVQSHLYSFSFEPNPNWTRMFAKQEEIKGYLEGCWEKYRLQDKTLLGTEITRVAWSDSEELWHIDDAAGNHYTAQFVVSGMGALSTPAIPHLNGLENFAGKSFHSQQWDHNYDLAGKRIAVVGTGASSIQFVPQIQKVVGQLDLYQRTAPWVMPKPDRAISENERSRFKRFPLLQKLWRGGIYAILESRVIGFALTPKVMKLAQLVAKGYIKRKIKDPVLRAKVTPDYTMGCKRVLISNDYYPALTQANVDVITDGIQEIRANSIVTQDGQERPVDAIIFGTGFTPSDPLPRGVVFGRGGVDLLDTWPEGPEAYKGTLTAGFPNLFFLMGPNTGLGHNSMVYMIESQIHYVLGALDLLDQRKLQSLEVKREVQDKFNGKIQGSLGNTVWNAGGCKSWYIHPVSGRNCTVWPGFTWRFRLLTRNFDPAAYHFSRIQPVHAAQGPLTLATTTAAEGVPA, from the coding sequence ATGAACGCGCCCGTATCACCTCCCACCCCTGCCCGCCACTGCAAGGTTGCCATCATCGGCTCCGGCTTCTCCGGCCTGGGCATGGCGATCCGCCTGAAACAGAAAGGCGAGAACGATTTCCTCCTGTTCGAGAAGGAAGCCGGCGTCGGCGGCACCTGGCGCGTCAACAACTACCCGGGCTGCGGCTGCGACGTGCAATCGCACCTCTACTCCTTCTCCTTCGAGCCGAACCCCAACTGGACGCGGATGTTCGCCAAGCAGGAAGAGATCAAGGGCTACCTGGAAGGCTGCTGGGAGAAATACCGCCTGCAGGACAAGACCCTGCTCGGCACCGAGATCACCCGCGTGGCCTGGAGCGACAGCGAAGAGCTCTGGCACATAGACGACGCCGCCGGCAATCACTACACCGCGCAGTTCGTGGTGTCCGGCATGGGCGCCCTGTCCACCCCGGCCATCCCCCACCTCAATGGCTTGGAGAACTTCGCCGGCAAGAGCTTCCATTCCCAGCAGTGGGACCACAACTACGACCTGGCGGGCAAGCGCATCGCCGTGGTCGGCACCGGCGCCTCGTCCATCCAGTTCGTACCGCAGATCCAGAAGGTGGTCGGCCAGCTCGACCTCTACCAGCGCACCGCGCCCTGGGTCATGCCCAAGCCGGACCGCGCCATCAGCGAAAACGAACGCTCGCGCTTCAAGCGCTTCCCCCTGCTGCAGAAGCTCTGGCGCGGCGGCATCTACGCCATCCTCGAAAGCCGCGTGATCGGCTTCGCCCTGACCCCGAAGGTGATGAAGCTCGCCCAGCTGGTGGCCAAGGGTTACATCAAGCGCAAGATCAAGGACCCGGTGCTGCGCGCCAAGGTCACGCCCGACTACACCATGGGCTGCAAGCGCGTGCTGATCTCCAACGACTACTACCCGGCGCTGACCCAGGCCAACGTCGACGTCATCACCGATGGCATCCAGGAAATCCGCGCCAACAGCATCGTCACCCAGGATGGCCAGGAACGCCCGGTTGACGCCATCATCTTTGGCACCGGCTTCACCCCCAGCGACCCGCTGCCGCGCGGCGTGGTCTTCGGCCGCGGTGGCGTCGACCTGCTCGACACCTGGCCGGAAGGCCCGGAAGCCTACAAGGGCACCCTCACCGCCGGCTTCCCCAACCTGTTCTTCCTCATGGGCCCGAACACCGGCCTGGGCCACAACTCGATGGTCTACATGATCGAATCGCAGATCCACTACGTGCTCGGCGCCCTCGACCTGCTCGACCAGCGCAAGCTGCAGAGCCTGGAGGTCAAGCGCGAGGTGCAGGACAAATTCAACGGCAAGATCCAGGGCAGCCTGGGCAACACCGTGTGGAACGCCGGCGGCTGCAAGAGCTGGTACATCCACCCGGTCAGCGGCCGCAACTGCACCGTATGGCCCGGCTTCACCTGGCGCTTCCGCCTGCTGACCCGCAACTTCGACCCGGCGGCCTATCACTTCAGCCGCATCCAGCCGGTGCACGCCGCCCAGGGGCCGCTGACCCTCGCCACCACCACTGCAGCAGAAGGAGTACCGGCATGA
- a CDS encoding SDR family NAD(P)-dependent oxidoreductase, translating into MKSFENKVAAITGAGSGIGRALAYGLARQGCHLALSDVNAESLAETAAQARKLGVQVTDTLVNVADREAVHAWADQVVLDHGRVNLIFNNAGVAHAGTVEGSDYSEYEWIMNINFWGVMHGTKAFLPHIKATGDGQIVNVSSVFGLFAQPGMSAYNATKFAVRGFTEALRQELDMEGCGVSASCVHPGGIKTNIAKTARMNDSLARVVGQETDQARKQFNDQLLRTTPDKAASVILRGVLKDNRRILIGADAWTLDGMQRLLPTFYQRLVTTSMRLAARFAPKPRRDREAQNLAD; encoded by the coding sequence ATGAAGTCCTTCGAGAACAAGGTCGCCGCCATCACCGGCGCGGGCTCCGGCATCGGCCGCGCCCTCGCCTACGGCCTGGCCCGCCAGGGCTGTCACCTGGCGCTTTCCGACGTCAACGCCGAAAGCCTGGCGGAAACCGCTGCCCAGGCCCGCAAGCTCGGCGTGCAGGTCACCGACACCCTGGTCAACGTCGCCGACCGCGAAGCGGTACACGCCTGGGCCGACCAGGTGGTGCTCGACCACGGCCGGGTCAACCTGATCTTCAACAACGCCGGCGTCGCCCATGCCGGCACCGTGGAAGGCAGCGACTACTCGGAATACGAGTGGATCATGAACATCAACTTCTGGGGCGTGATGCACGGCACCAAGGCCTTCCTGCCGCACATCAAGGCCACCGGCGACGGCCAGATCGTCAACGTCTCCAGCGTGTTCGGCCTGTTCGCCCAGCCCGGCATGAGCGCCTACAACGCCACCAAGTTCGCCGTGCGCGGCTTCACCGAAGCCCTGCGCCAGGAGCTGGACATGGAAGGCTGCGGCGTCTCCGCCAGCTGCGTGCACCCCGGCGGCATCAAGACCAACATCGCCAAGACCGCCCGGATGAACGACAGCCTCGCCCGGGTCGTCGGCCAGGAAACCGACCAGGCACGCAAGCAGTTCAACGACCAGTTGCTGCGCACCACCCCGGACAAGGCCGCCTCGGTGATCCTGCGCGGCGTGCTCAAGGACAACCGGCGCATCCTCATCGGCGCCGACGCCTGGACCCTGGACGGCATGCAGCGCCTGCTGCCGACCTTCTACCAGCGCCTGGTCACTACCTCCATGCGCCTGGCCGCCCGCTTCGCACCCAAACCCCGTCGGGACCGTGAAGCGCAGAACCTGGCGGACTGA